CCGGGTACGCGAGCGCCCATGACCCCCGACCCGTCCGACCGGACACCGCACGCCGCCCCGGCAGGAGCGTCGCTGAACCGGCACGAGCGGCCCCGGACCCGGTCCCGGGGGGAACATCCATGACGGATAGTCAGGTTTTTTCCGGCGGTACGCGGCAACCAGAGGGAGGACGAGGTCGCGATGACCAACTCAACCAGACAGTCCGGTGACGGTGACACCGGGGCGGACCGTCCTTCGAAGGCGATCGACGTCATGCGGGCGGCCCGCGACCAGCTCACCGAGTTCACCGGCATGCAGGTCGAGTCGGTGTCGTCCTTCGCACGGACGGACGACGGCTGGGAGCTCGCCGTAGAGGTGGTCGAGCTCGCCCGCATCCCCGACACGACCAGTCTGCTCGCGACCTACGAGGTCGCCCTGGACCTCGACGGCGAGCTGACCACGTACCGACGCGTCCGACGCTACGAGCGCGGGAGAGCGGACTCCTCCTGAGGGAACCGGGGTTCGGTCGGGTCGCCTCCGCAACCGCGAGTACGGACCCGCGCCCCCTGCTGGTGCGCCCCCGTACCTGCCGCGGGGCCATCCCCGGCGGCCCGGCCACCGGCGCACGGACCAGACGATCAGAAAGGGAGGACCGGAACCATGACGGTTGTTCCGGCACAACAGGGCCGCTCCGGCGGCGGCACCAGCGGACTCTACGACGTTCTCGAACTCGTCCTCGACCGGGGGCTCGTGATCGACGCCTTCGTGCGTGTGTCGCTGGTCGGCATCGAGATCCTGAAGATCGACGTGCGGGTCGTCGTGGCGAGCGTCGACACCTATCTGCGCTTCGCCGAGGCCTGCAACCGTCTCGACCTGGAAGCGGGCCGCAACGCCAGCCCCGGACTGCCCGAACTCG
The Streptomyces tirandamycinicus DNA segment above includes these coding regions:
- a CDS encoding gas vesicle protein yields the protein MTNSTRQSGDGDTGADRPSKAIDVMRAARDQLTEFTGMQVESVSSFARTDDGWELAVEVVELARIPDTTSLLATYEVALDLDGELTTYRRVRRYERGRADSS
- a CDS encoding gas vesicle structural protein GvpA, which produces MTVVPAQQGRSGGGTSGLYDVLELVLDRGLVIDAFVRVSLVGIEILKIDVRVVVASVDTYLRFAEACNRLDLEAGRNASPGLPELVGEITESGARGKSKGALSGAAQTISEAFDKAREESGSESRPRTRRTASRKKEEQE